One segment of Thermosulfurimonas sp. F29 DNA contains the following:
- a CDS encoding PIN domain-containing protein, with protein MKIGIDTNILVYYLDVKSPFHKDIKRKLDKLIMENRAVVTPQNFIELSSVLTKKEVTPEIIEEIVQTISRLFVIVWPDENTLTKFFELLKTYPRRGVKVFDLFLVATFLSHHIHTIYSYNTKDFQDIKEINLY; from the coding sequence ATGAAGATTGGGATTGATACTAATATTTTGGTTTATTATTTGGATGTCAAAAGCCCCTTTCATAAAGATATAAAAAGAAAACTAGATAAACTGATTATGGAAAATCGAGCGGTGGTAACTCCGCAGAATTTTATAGAACTCTCTTCGGTCTTGACTAAAAAAGAAGTTACCCCTGAGATTATTGAAGAAATTGTACAAACTATTTCAAGACTTTTTGTTATAGTTTGGCCTGATGAAAATACACTTACAAAATTTTTTGAACTTCTGAAAACTTATCCCAGACGGGGAGTAAAGGTTTTTGATTTGTTTTTGGTGGCCACCTTTTTAAGCCACCATATTCATACCATTTATTCCTATAATACGAAAGACTTTCAGGACATAAAAGAAATTAACCTCTACTAA
- the rfbC gene encoding dTDP-4-dehydrorhamnose 3,5-epimerase, which yields MPFKFRPLEIPDVILIEPKVFGDERGFFMETYKASEFKANGIPYDFVQDNHSKSQKGVLRGLHYQLEPMEQGKLVRCIKGRIWDVAVDIRKGSPWFGKWVAVELSEENRLMLWIPPGFAHGFVALEEGTEILYKVTKEYAPELDRGIIWNDPDLGITWPVKEPILSEKDGNLPRLREAEVNFVYRRGR from the coding sequence ATGCCTTTTAAGTTCAGACCGCTTGAGATCCCGGATGTGATTCTGATCGAACCGAAGGTCTTCGGGGACGAGAGGGGTTTTTTCATGGAAACATACAAGGCTTCGGAGTTCAAGGCTAACGGGATACCCTATGATTTCGTCCAGGACAATCATTCTAAATCTCAGAAAGGCGTTTTGAGGGGACTTCATTATCAGCTCGAGCCCATGGAGCAGGGAAAGCTTGTAAGATGTATAAAAGGCAGAATATGGGATGTGGCGGTGGATATAAGAAAGGGTTCCCCGTGGTTCGGAAAATGGGTGGCGGTTGAGCTTTCGGAGGAAAACAGGTTGATGCTATGGATTCCTCCGGGGTTTGCGCACGGTTTCGTGGCCCTTGAAGAGGGGACGGAGATCCTCTACAAGGTTACGAAGGAATACGCCCCCGAGCTTGACAGGGGAATAATATGGAACGATCCGGATCTGGGTATAACCTGGCCGGTGAAGGAGCCCATTCTTTCGGAAAAGGACGGGAATCTTCCTCGATTGAGGGAGGCTGAGGTTAACTTCGTTTACCGGAGGGGCCGATGA
- a CDS encoding HPr-rel-A system PqqD family peptide chaperone — translation MKLRRLAVSEEGFVFDPETGNSYTVNETGLRILRHLKEGLPPEKIVAELVKEYEVSPEEAERDLYEFVETLKGLGLWEGEHG, via the coding sequence ATGAAGCTGCGTCGTCTGGCGGTGAGCGAAGAAGGTTTCGTCTTCGATCCGGAGACCGGAAACAGTTATACGGTAAACGAAACCGGACTCCGGATCCTGAGGCACCTTAAAGAGGGACTACCCCCCGAAAAGATCGTGGCGGAGCTGGTGAAGGAGTACGAGGTGAGCCCCGAGGAGGCGGAAAGAGATCTCTACGAGTTTGTGGAGACCCTGAAGGGACTCGGGCTGTGGGAGGGTGAACATGGTTAA
- a CDS encoding transposase → MKKFTIDQIIRILAEADSPGNSVAAIARKYGVSRDHLPVAQKIPRVFSIQVLLLLSEKKGFLRRKTGQPVFVLARSEAGGRPRERKKLFPLRLPGSL, encoded by the coding sequence ATGAAAAAGTTTACTATCGACCAGATCATCAGAATCCTGGCCGAGGCCGACAGTCCCGGTAACTCCGTAGCCGCTATCGCAAGAAAATACGGTGTATCGCGAGACCATCTACCGGTGGCGCAAAAAATACCGCGGGTTTTCTCTATCCAAGTCCTCTTACTTCTATCGGAGAAAAAAGGCTTTTTACGAAGAAAAACTGGCCAACCAGTCTTTGTCCTCGCAAGAAGCGAGGCTGGCGGCAGACCCCGAGAACGGAAGAAGCTTTTCCCATTGAGGTTGCCAGGAAGCCTCTGA
- a CDS encoding c-type cytochrome, translated as MKKWGKLALLMGLFWVLSGGVRAGTPEKGARLFRRHCNFCHPGGRNVVRKGKELYREVLIRNGITSPEDIVKKMRHPGPGMPTFSERRIPDDEARAIAEYVWKTFRKD; from the coding sequence ATGAAAAAGTGGGGCAAACTCGCGCTGCTGATGGGGCTTTTCTGGGTTCTTTCCGGTGGAGTCCGGGCCGGGACCCCGGAAAAGGGGGCCCGGCTCTTTCGGCGCCACTGCAACTTCTGTCATCCCGGAGGGCGCAATGTGGTGCGCAAGGGCAAGGAGCTCTATCGGGAGGTGCTCATCCGGAACGGCATCACCTCGCCGGAGGACATCGTGAAAAAGATGCGTCATCCCGGTCCGGGAATGCCCACCTTTTCCGAGAGAAGAATCCCCGACGATGAGGCCCGGGCCATCGCCGAGTATGTGTGGAAGACCTTTCGGAAGGATTAG
- the rfbB gene encoding dTDP-glucose 4,6-dehydratase, translating into MRVLVTGGAGFIGSDLVRRLPGEGFRVSVVDKLTYAGDPRRIEEVRDRVSFYRQDIVDFEGLEGVFERERPEVVVHYAAETHVDRSILDPDAFVKANVIGTFNLLRLSLKYGVRKFVHISTDEVYGELPLDGDLKFVEDSPLRPNSPYSASKASAEMLVRAFVETYGLPAVVIRASNAYGPWQYPEKLIPLSVARLLSNEKIPVYGTGRNVRTWLFVEDFTEAVLKVIEKGREGEIYNVGSNEEKRNLEVIRKLLELLNKSEEFIEFVPDRPGHDLRYAVDITKIRRELGWKPKVDFEEGLRRTVEWYLENRDWLLEKKREVEAFVARLRDEFARMS; encoded by the coding sequence ATGAGGGTGCTGGTGACCGGTGGGGCGGGGTTTATTGGAAGCGATCTGGTGAGGAGACTTCCGGGAGAGGGTTTTCGCGTCTCGGTGGTGGATAAGCTCACCTATGCCGGGGATCCGAGGCGCATAGAGGAGGTCAGGGACAGGGTCAGTTTTTATCGGCAGGATATCGTCGATTTTGAGGGCCTCGAAGGGGTGTTCGAAAGGGAGCGGCCGGAGGTGGTGGTGCACTATGCGGCCGAGACCCATGTGGATCGAAGCATTCTTGATCCCGACGCCTTCGTGAAGGCCAATGTGATCGGAACCTTCAATCTCCTGAGGCTTTCCCTGAAGTACGGGGTTCGGAAGTTCGTGCACATATCCACGGACGAGGTTTACGGAGAACTTCCGCTGGACGGCGACCTGAAGTTCGTGGAGGATTCCCCTCTCAGACCCAATTCTCCCTATTCGGCAAGCAAGGCTTCGGCGGAGATGTTGGTGAGGGCCTTCGTGGAAACCTACGGCCTGCCGGCGGTGGTAATCAGGGCCTCGAACGCCTACGGTCCCTGGCAATATCCCGAGAAACTGATCCCGCTCTCCGTGGCCAGGCTCCTTTCGAATGAGAAGATCCCCGTTTACGGGACGGGACGGAATGTGCGGACCTGGCTTTTCGTGGAGGATTTTACCGAGGCGGTTTTGAAGGTCATAGAGAAGGGACGGGAGGGTGAAATCTACAATGTGGGAAGCAACGAGGAAAAGAGGAACCTGGAGGTGATAAGGAAACTTCTGGAATTGCTGAATAAATCGGAAGAATTCATAGAATTCGTGCCGGACAGACCGGGACACGACCTCAGATACGCGGTTGATATCACGAAAATCCGGAGGGAACTGGGCTGGAAGCCGAAGGTGGATTTCGAGGAGGGATTGCGACGCACCGTGGAATGGTATCTGGAAAATAGAGACTGGCTCCTGGAGAAAAAGAGGGAGGTCGAGGCCTTTGTGGCCAGACTGAGGGACGAGTTTGCGAGGATGTCGTGA
- the yihA gene encoding ribosome biogenesis GTP-binding protein YihA/YsxC, which yields MSFREIQFVKSVVKPEDLPVPGLPEVAFLGRSNVGKSSLINAFLGRRKVARVSSTPGFTRALNFFRVDHRFLVVDLPGYGFARVPPGVQKAWRRLVEGYLSAPRPLRLLVLIFDIRREPDELDRTLVFYVHELRRPYLAVLNKIDKVKKSQRKSFEERWRRGLGEALSEVLLTSCRTGEGIGELRRRILAALEG from the coding sequence ATGTCCTTCCGCGAGATCCAGTTTGTCAAGAGCGTGGTTAAGCCGGAGGATTTGCCGGTTCCGGGGCTTCCGGAGGTGGCCTTCCTGGGGCGTTCCAATGTGGGAAAGTCGTCCCTCATCAATGCCTTTCTGGGGCGAAGGAAGGTGGCCCGGGTGTCCTCCACTCCGGGGTTCACCAGGGCCCTCAACTTTTTCCGGGTGGATCATCGCTTTCTGGTGGTGGATCTTCCCGGGTACGGTTTTGCCAGAGTTCCGCCCGGGGTGCAGAAGGCCTGGCGGCGGCTGGTGGAGGGCTACCTCTCCGCCCCTCGGCCTCTGCGGCTTCTGGTGCTCATCTTTGACATCCGGCGCGAGCCCGACGAGCTGGACCGGACCCTGGTGTTTTATGTGCACGAACTGAGGAGGCCCTACCTTGCGGTGCTCAACAAGATCGACAAGGTTAAGAAGTCTCAGCGGAAAAGCTTTGAGGAACGCTGGCGCAGGGGGCTCGGAGAGGCCCTGTCCGAGGTCCTTCTCACCTCCTGTCGCACGGGAGAGGGCATCGGAGAGCTCAGACGCCGGATCCTTGCGGCCCTTGAGGGGTAA
- a CDS encoding ATP-grasp domain-containing protein: MVKVAVSGINAVDNPGPGLGIIKGLREGKIPVSIVGLAYDAMEPGVYLTELIDRAYLMPYPSEGEEPFLNRLLYIKEREGLEVVIPALDAELPLFIDLAPRLASYGLKTFLPTRKQFRLRAKDHLPVVAEAVGIKTPTTLSVSSYEELGRALSGLRFPVMVKGLFYRALRAYTETEARQHFQTIAAEWGYPVILQEVVEGEEMNVVGVGDGEGGHFGLLAIKKLWITSLGKIWTGVTVTHPGLLAAAEEFVRHFRWRGAFELETIVSGEDIYLIEINPRFPAWVYFAVGVGINLPERLLRAALGQEPERDWEYPAGKLYIRFTDDLVTDLEIFQHMVTRGER; the protein is encoded by the coding sequence ATGGTTAAGGTGGCCGTCTCAGGCATTAATGCCGTGGACAATCCGGGGCCGGGACTGGGCATCATCAAGGGACTGCGGGAGGGAAAGATCCCGGTATCCATCGTGGGGCTGGCCTACGACGCCATGGAACCGGGCGTTTACCTTACGGAACTCATAGATCGGGCCTATCTCATGCCCTACCCCTCCGAGGGCGAGGAACCCTTCCTGAATCGCCTCCTTTACATCAAGGAACGGGAGGGCCTGGAGGTGGTCATCCCGGCTCTCGACGCGGAGCTTCCCCTTTTCATAGATCTGGCTCCGCGACTGGCCTCTTACGGCCTCAAGACCTTTCTTCCCACCCGCAAACAGTTCCGACTGCGGGCCAAGGATCACCTCCCCGTGGTGGCCGAGGCCGTGGGCATAAAGACCCCCACCACCCTGTCGGTCTCCTCCTACGAGGAACTGGGCCGCGCCCTTTCCGGACTCCGGTTTCCGGTGATGGTCAAGGGCCTTTTTTACAGAGCCCTGCGGGCCTACACCGAGACCGAGGCCAGGCAGCACTTCCAGACCATCGCCGCGGAATGGGGCTACCCCGTGATCCTTCAGGAGGTGGTGGAGGGCGAGGAAATGAATGTGGTGGGCGTGGGAGACGGAGAGGGTGGACACTTCGGTCTCTTGGCCATCAAAAAGCTCTGGATCACCTCCCTCGGGAAAATCTGGACCGGGGTTACGGTGACCCATCCGGGACTTCTCGCCGCCGCGGAGGAATTCGTGCGACACTTTCGCTGGCGAGGAGCCTTCGAGCTCGAGACCATCGTTTCCGGAGAGGACATTTACCTCATCGAGATCAATCCCCGCTTTCCGGCCTGGGTGTACTTCGCCGTGGGAGTGGGGATAAACCTTCCGGAAAGACTGCTCCGGGCCGCCCTGGGGCAGGAACCCGAGAGAGACTGGGAATATCCCGCGGGAAAGCTCTACATCCGCTTCACCGACGATCTGGTAACGGATCTAGAGATATTTCAGCACATGGTCACCAGGGGGGAAAGATGA
- a CDS encoding alanine racemase, whose amino-acid sequence MKRTYQKPTIVKLQVGLLRDKKSGLSRLLRREIDGVPVRDLVERFGSPLFVFSERRLRQQFRHLKRLFEGYYPRVEFSWSYKTNYLDAICRIFHQEGASAEVVSDFEYEKARRLGMSGDRIVFNGPYKPKEVLRKAVEEGARINADSLDEILDLEEIARETGQKIRIGLRVNMDTGIYPRWDRFGFNLESGEVLNVARRIAAGGRLEVVGLHCHQGTFILEPEAYGRAAEKLVRLARRLEEEFGWTIEYLDLGGGFPSRNRLKGLYLPPEVAVPPLSEYAERIGRALLASLPPGDYPLLILETGRALVDEAGFLITTVRACKRLPDGRRAYVLDAGVNLLFTSFWYHFRVEIEKEVAGPPEPCVLYGPLCMNIDVVEENALLPPLSRGTRLILSPVGAYNVTQWMQFITYRPRVVLVTEEGRVEVIREAETLEDIVARERIPEHLR is encoded by the coding sequence ATGAAAAGAACTTATCAGAAACCCACCATCGTCAAACTCCAGGTCGGTCTCCTACGGGACAAAAAAAGCGGTCTTTCCCGGCTCCTGCGACGGGAGATCGACGGAGTGCCGGTAAGAGATCTGGTGGAACGATTCGGGTCTCCGCTCTTCGTCTTTTCCGAAAGAAGACTGCGTCAGCAGTTTCGGCACCTGAAAAGACTCTTCGAGGGATACTATCCCCGGGTGGAATTCAGCTGGTCTTACAAGACCAACTATCTGGACGCCATCTGCCGCATCTTTCACCAGGAGGGGGCCAGCGCGGAGGTGGTTTCGGACTTCGAATACGAAAAGGCTCGAAGGCTAGGGATGTCCGGAGACCGGATCGTTTTCAACGGACCTTACAAGCCCAAAGAAGTCCTGCGCAAAGCGGTGGAGGAGGGAGCCCGCATAAATGCGGATTCCCTGGACGAGATCCTGGATCTGGAGGAAATCGCCCGGGAGACGGGGCAAAAGATCCGTATCGGTCTCCGGGTGAACATGGACACCGGGATTTACCCCCGATGGGATCGGTTCGGTTTCAACCTGGAGTCCGGCGAGGTGCTCAATGTGGCCCGGAGGATCGCCGCCGGAGGCCGGCTCGAGGTGGTGGGCCTTCACTGTCATCAGGGCACCTTCATCCTGGAGCCGGAGGCTTACGGTCGGGCCGCGGAAAAGCTGGTGCGTCTCGCCCGCAGGCTGGAGGAAGAGTTCGGCTGGACCATCGAGTATCTGGATCTGGGCGGAGGGTTTCCCTCCCGCAACCGTCTAAAGGGACTCTACCTTCCTCCGGAGGTGGCGGTGCCACCGCTTTCGGAATACGCGGAGCGGATCGGCCGGGCCCTTCTGGCCTCTCTCCCCCCGGGAGACTACCCCCTCTTGATCCTGGAGACCGGAAGGGCCCTGGTGGACGAGGCCGGCTTTCTCATCACCACCGTGCGGGCCTGCAAGCGTCTTCCGGATGGCCGGCGGGCCTATGTGCTCGACGCGGGAGTGAACCTGCTCTTCACCTCCTTCTGGTACCACTTCCGGGTGGAAATAGAGAAAGAGGTGGCCGGTCCCCCGGAGCCCTGCGTGCTCTACGGCCCCCTGTGCATGAACATAGATGTGGTGGAGGAAAACGCCCTACTCCCTCCCCTTTCCCGGGGCACCAGGCTGATCCTGTCCCCGGTAGGAGCCTACAATGTGACCCAGTGGATGCAGTTCATCACCTACCGACCCCGGGTGGTCCTCGTTACCGAGGAGGGAAGGGTTGAAGTGATCCGCGAGGCCGAAACCCTGGAGGACATCGTAGCCCGGGAAAGGATACCCGAACACCTGCGATGA
- a CDS encoding DUF362 domain-containing protein → MSGIPVRCAYCVSYEPAGVRGAVAGLFRELRFEVVPGQRVLVKPNLVAPRNAALSCTHPVVVRAVCEWLLERGAEVTVGDSPAFGTARSVARASGLTRALSGLPVRIVRFTPSVPVRLACGVTVRLAREALCADLIVNLPRFKAHDQLLLTLAVKNLFGCVVGWQKPLFHARLGEKGDLFFRTILEVGELLPVGINLIDAIVAMEERGPTGGRPRELGLLFASKDPVALDTALYLALGLSPKEVPLWRTALRMRLYGARPEEVSTSPDFPDLSDFGLPEKLSPVTFHPLRLIRGFVKRLFIAISRG, encoded by the coding sequence GTGTCCGGGATTCCCGTACGGTGTGCGTACTGTGTTTCCTACGAGCCCGCCGGGGTGCGAGGGGCGGTGGCCGGGCTTTTCCGGGAACTCCGCTTCGAGGTCGTCCCGGGACAGCGCGTGCTGGTGAAACCCAACCTGGTGGCCCCGAGGAACGCCGCCCTTTCCTGCACCCATCCGGTGGTGGTGCGGGCGGTGTGCGAGTGGTTGCTGGAGCGGGGAGCGGAGGTCACGGTGGGGGACTCGCCGGCCTTCGGCACGGCCCGGAGCGTGGCCCGGGCCTCGGGACTCACCCGGGCTCTTTCCGGCCTTCCCGTGAGAATCGTCCGTTTCACTCCTTCAGTCCCCGTAAGGCTGGCCTGCGGGGTTACCGTGAGGCTGGCCCGGGAAGCCCTTTGTGCCGATTTGATCGTGAATCTACCCAGGTTTAAGGCTCACGATCAGCTTCTTCTTACACTGGCGGTGAAGAACCTCTTCGGCTGCGTGGTGGGCTGGCAAAAACCCCTGTTTCACGCCCGACTGGGGGAGAAAGGCGACCTCTTTTTCCGCACGATCCTCGAAGTGGGGGAGCTTTTGCCGGTGGGCATAAACCTGATTGACGCTATTGTGGCCATGGAGGAACGCGGCCCCACCGGAGGCCGGCCCAGGGAGCTGGGCCTTCTTTTTGCGTCCAAAGACCCCGTGGCCCTCGACACCGCCCTTTATCTGGCCCTGGGTCTTTCTCCGAAAGAGGTCCCCCTCTGGCGAACGGCCCTCAGGATGCGTCTTTACGGTGCCAGACCCGAAGAGGTGAGCACCTCGCCCGATTTTCCGGATCTCTCGGATTTCGGGCTTCCCGAAAAACTTTCTCCGGTAACCTTCCATCCCCTGCGCCTGATCCGGGGTTTCGTTAAGCGTTTGTTTATAGCGATTAGTAGAGGTTAA
- a CDS encoding shikimate kinase: MGKEPRTYSKVILIGFRATGKSTVGELLAERLGWSFVDLDGYLEKKLGKSIREVVEEDGWEAFREEERKAMREFAGKRNLVLSLGGGAVMHEAEMEALKEGALVVWLVASVETILERLSRDPRTATQRPALTEKAPEEEVRELLAAREPLYARFADLKFDTETLSPDEIVRLVSEKAF; this comes from the coding sequence ATGGGAAAGGAACCGCGAACATATTCTAAAGTCATATTGATCGGTTTCCGGGCCACCGGAAAGAGCACCGTGGGGGAGTTGCTCGCCGAAAGGCTGGGATGGTCCTTCGTGGACCTCGACGGGTACCTCGAGAAAAAGCTCGGGAAGAGCATCCGGGAGGTGGTGGAGGAGGACGGCTGGGAGGCCTTCCGGGAGGAAGAGCGGAAGGCCATGCGGGAGTTTGCCGGAAAGAGAAATCTGGTGCTCTCCCTCGGGGGAGGGGCGGTGATGCACGAGGCCGAAATGGAGGCCCTTAAGGAAGGGGCACTCGTGGTCTGGCTTGTCGCTTCGGTTGAGACCATCCTTGAGCGCCTTTCCCGCGATCCCAGAACCGCCACCCAGCGCCCGGCCTTAACGGAGAAGGCGCCGGAGGAGGAGGTACGGGAACTTCTTGCCGCGCGCGAGCCCCTTTACGCCCGTTTTGCGGACCTCAAGTTCGACACGGAGACCCTCTCCCCGGACGAGATAGTCCGGCTTGTTTCGGAAAAAGCTTTCTAA
- a CDS encoding CARDB domain-containing protein, which translates to MREMLMITLLFFLLSGLSYGRGPFPQNPRPARPVVLALDFGVDQARVEGTCPHTFVFTARIRARRQLRYRFVRSDGTRSRIYETAALPFTEGPDYMEWEIKDRWTLNRDFKGWEAIEIVSPVRLVSRRVEISLKCTGAVGPVGPPVRLKPDLTVKGGWRGITVEPVGPVLPPGLKEKQRVRIRVKIKNRYVPTRFCLTTRGRGHGGAFPVLLEGMDYPRGRYRPVKRIIVPGMDRDEEREVVFYDAFPAGTARKYRVTLDYENWICETDENNNQQTAGFGLP; encoded by the coding sequence ATGAGGGAAATGCTGATGATTACGCTTTTGTTTTTCCTGCTTTCGGGGCTTTCCTACGGAAGAGGGCCCTTTCCGCAGAATCCCCGTCCGGCAAGGCCCGTGGTCCTGGCGCTCGATTTTGGAGTGGACCAGGCCCGGGTGGAGGGGACCTGTCCCCACACCTTCGTCTTCACCGCCCGGATAAGGGCCCGCCGGCAGCTTCGTTACCGGTTCGTGCGAAGCGACGGGACCCGTTCACGGATTTACGAGACCGCCGCGCTTCCCTTCACCGAGGGGCCCGATTACATGGAGTGGGAGATAAAGGACCGCTGGACCCTGAACCGGGACTTCAAGGGCTGGGAGGCCATAGAGATCGTCTCTCCGGTCAGACTGGTTTCCCGCCGGGTAGAGATCAGCCTCAAGTGCACCGGCGCGGTAGGTCCGGTAGGTCCCCCGGTGCGGCTCAAGCCCGATCTCACCGTCAAGGGAGGCTGGAGGGGAATTACGGTGGAGCCGGTGGGCCCCGTTCTTCCCCCGGGCTTAAAGGAGAAGCAGCGGGTCCGAATAAGGGTGAAGATCAAGAACCGTTATGTTCCCACCCGGTTCTGTCTCACCACCCGGGGCCGGGGACACGGCGGGGCCTTTCCGGTGCTTCTCGAGGGCATGGACTATCCAAGGGGGCGGTATAGACCCGTCAAGAGGATAATCGTTCCCGGCATGGATAGGGACGAGGAAAGGGAGGTGGTGTTTTACGACGCCTTTCCCGCGGGCACGGCCAGAAAGTACCGCGTAACCCTGGATTACGAGAACTGGATCTGCGAGACCGACGAGAACAACAACCAGCAGACCGCTGGGTTCGGGCTGCCTTGA
- a CDS encoding urea transporter: protein MRDLRPVANSILNSYSGVLFFSRPAGGLAILLFTLVLNPNLGLSALVCLLSAYLCARLLGLKEDFLRLDFYIYNPLLVGLSIGYFFRLDLLSLLFLVLMGVFTFFLTYGLSSAFSYYLRLPVLSLPFVIGSLIATLASYHYSNLFVKALYARKLFLFTSLPLWLDGFLRALGAVFFMPHPLVGLGLFLVLLLASRILAFLALAGYLAGSLLVYLFTGSSAEAFSNLAHFNFILIAMALGGVFLIPSPRSYLLALIASAMAVPLTEASRAFWERFGLPAFALPFNLTTLLVLYALGVSGYRRLTGYYRGTPESTLDHYLTWEKRFPSTAWEVELPVSGRWTVWQGPDGQFTHKGPWRYALDFVITDEEGRTHGGDGTRLEDYYAYRKPVLSPVSGRVVEVVDGLPDEPPGSANREQPWGNYVVIHDQRGFYAVLAHLSPGTVKVKKGDWVVKGALVGLCGSSGYSPEPHLHLHLQTGPELGSPTIPFLFSGYLRNGEFHALSLPAEGETVEPALPEKRLKQSLNLLLGQKFTYEVQGEEGSEEILHLEVKMAPDGTFYLTDGKARLYFAQRGAAFCFLNYEGTNRSPLRWFFLAAPRIPLNLRPGISWSDHLPLEILLPPLKKGLYLFLISFWPSFLRLEARYQALGRFDFRGRIIFNDYEVETAVKIHPLAGFEEVVIRRKGRTLRLRRRENDEENA, encoded by the coding sequence ATGAGAGACTTAAGGCCCGTCGCAAACTCCATCCTGAACAGTTACTCCGGGGTGCTCTTTTTCTCCCGCCCGGCCGGCGGACTGGCCATCCTGCTTTTCACCCTGGTACTCAATCCCAATCTGGGGCTTTCCGCCCTGGTCTGCCTGCTCTCCGCCTACCTCTGCGCCCGCCTCCTGGGCCTTAAGGAAGACTTTCTGCGACTGGACTTCTACATATACAACCCCCTGCTGGTGGGGCTCTCCATAGGCTACTTCTTCCGGCTCGACCTCCTGAGTCTCCTCTTCCTGGTGCTCATGGGTGTCTTCACCTTCTTTCTGACCTACGGCCTTTCCTCGGCCTTCTCTTACTACCTCAGACTTCCCGTGCTGAGCCTTCCCTTCGTGATCGGAAGTCTCATCGCCACCCTGGCCTCCTACCACTATTCCAACCTGTTCGTAAAGGCCCTTTACGCCCGCAAACTCTTCCTTTTCACCTCCCTTCCCCTGTGGCTTGACGGCTTCCTTAGGGCCCTGGGAGCGGTGTTTTTCATGCCCCATCCCCTGGTGGGGCTGGGACTCTTTCTGGTGCTTCTTCTGGCCTCTCGCATCCTGGCTTTTCTCGCTCTGGCGGGGTATCTGGCCGGAAGCCTCCTGGTCTACCTCTTCACCGGCTCCTCCGCGGAGGCCTTTTCCAACCTCGCCCACTTCAACTTTATCCTCATCGCCATGGCCCTGGGTGGGGTCTTCCTGATTCCCTCACCCAGGAGCTACCTCCTGGCGCTCATCGCCTCCGCCATGGCCGTCCCCCTCACCGAGGCCTCCCGGGCCTTCTGGGAAAGGTTCGGTCTTCCGGCCTTTGCCCTGCCCTTCAATCTAACCACCCTGCTGGTGCTGTACGCGCTGGGGGTCTCGGGATACCGTCGTCTCACCGGTTATTATCGTGGAACCCCGGAAAGCACCCTGGATCACTACCTGACCTGGGAGAAACGGTTTCCCTCCACGGCCTGGGAAGTGGAGCTTCCGGTGAGCGGTCGCTGGACGGTGTGGCAGGGTCCGGACGGACAGTTCACCCACAAGGGGCCCTGGCGATACGCCCTCGATTTCGTGATTACCGACGAGGAGGGACGCACCCACGGCGGAGACGGAACGCGCCTTGAGGACTACTACGCCTACCGCAAGCCCGTTCTCTCCCCGGTGAGCGGGCGCGTGGTGGAGGTGGTGGACGGTCTCCCGGACGAGCCTCCGGGCTCGGCCAACCGCGAACAGCCCTGGGGCAACTATGTAGTCATCCACGACCAGCGGGGTTTTTACGCGGTGCTGGCCCACCTGAGCCCGGGCACCGTAAAGGTAAAGAAGGGGGACTGGGTGGTGAAGGGAGCCCTCGTAGGGCTTTGCGGAAGTTCCGGCTATTCTCCGGAACCGCATCTCCACCTCCACCTTCAAACCGGGCCGGAGCTGGGGTCTCCCACCATTCCCTTCCTCTTCAGCGGCTATCTCAGGAACGGAGAGTTTCACGCCCTTTCCCTTCCCGCCGAAGGGGAAACGGTGGAACCCGCCCTCCCGGAAAAACGGCTCAAACAGAGCCTCAACCTTCTTCTGGGACAAAAATTCACCTACGAGGTACAAGGGGAGGAAGGCTCCGAGGAAATCCTCCACCTGGAGGTAAAGATGGCCCCTGACGGGACCTTTTACCTCACCGACGGAAAGGCGCGTCTTTACTTCGCCCAGCGGGGGGCGGCCTTCTGTTTCCTGAATTACGAGGGGACGAACCGTTCCCCCCTGCGCTGGTTCTTCCTGGCCGCCCCTAGGATCCCCCTGAACCTCCGCCCGGGGATCTCCTGGTCTGACCACCTTCCGCTGGAAATCCTGCTGCCTCCCCTCAAAAAAGGGCTGTATCTCTTCCTGATTTCCTTCTGGCCCTCTTTTTTGCGTCTGGAGGCCCGCTATCAGGCCCTGGGAAGATTTGACTTCCGCGGAAGGATTATCTTTAATGATTATGAGGTGGAAACCGCTGTAAAAATCCATCCCCTGGCGGGGTTTGAGGAAGTGGTTATCCGGAGAAAAGGACGAACCCTGAGACTTAGACGGAGGGAAAACGATGAGGAGAATGCTTAG